The Bradysia coprophila strain Holo2 chromosome III, BU_Bcop_v1, whole genome shotgun sequence region tatttctattgttttctACATTAAACAGGTAGCGTTAAGTGCACAGTCAACGGACAACAAATCAATTGAACATGCACTGGAAAGTATCAATGACAAATTATCAATATTGCAATCTCGGGACGAAGAACACATTAAACGATTAGATTCCATTGAATTGAGGTAAGCATTCGGTTTGCATGTCGAAATAAgacaaaaatttctgtttactgCTGAAGTGTACGCGGACGGTTTGAATAAACAATCTGTTCAAAAATAACTCTTTTATGCTCGTGTGTAGTTAGACTGTAATGTAGCGTAGAATTAGAATTGATTGaatattatttaataaacAGCTAATTTAGCAGTAAGTATCTTCGAGTGCCACATCAGTACGAGGTTACACGTacgtgtaaaataaaaattattcaataaaatgaagaGATTTTCCACATTCTATCCTAATTATTCCTCACGATTAGTCGGGTCGATCATTTCAAGTTTCCGATGATCATTCAATTTGGATGCGCCTCTTGTTGATcattattaattaaaatgttaatcTGTCCACGTTTGTCCTTCATACGTAAAGTTTTAACAACAATGTTTGGACTAGTGATCAAGTATTACATTgaactgttttttttatcgtaCATCAAACAACACATTCATTTCAGCAACATCTCCATACACGATAGAAAAatagataaaatgaaaatttaaaaaacaacaCCTCCACCCATACATAGTTAGAATATTCAGCTTTTTGATTGATGGGCTTTGAGTCATGCGTGTTCAATTGaacagaactttttttttgtcgggtTAACATGActaaaatcaaacaatttcaGCAAAAAAGACATTTTGAAGACACGTTTTTGCTATGCTTATTTGCTTAAACGAAATTGTTACGTTTCTTTGACGAGCAGAACTAAGCACTACATAGCACATATTACCACACCTCGTCTTGTGTGGGGTGTGAACCACGATGTAATATGTAACTGTGCTGGTTAGTGTACACGGGCGAAAGGTGTCGAAAGTTTTAACTGTAGAAGGTagctttgtctccaggtaatcaaCATCATCCACAACTGTACCTCCACATACAGAAAGTTCAGTTGTGTCAAGATTACTTGTAGAGAGAGTAATATCAAGAATCTCAACTCGTAGCTAACAGTTTTTTaggaatcatctgttatcgacaacaacgataaaaataaacgatgagccATAGCTGGTGATCTTTCATATAACAAAacgaatgttaaaattattgaagtaaaggacataaaacatgaaaaagtagattaaacagaagaagtaacagatgaAGCGATCATTCATGTAGATGGTGCTTCTAAGCGTAAAGTCTATTGTGCCAGACTAAACCGACGAATCGCTAGAAACCATTTCTATCAGTTATCGCTTTGAAATTTGAAGTATTTTAGTCGAAGACGAGTAGTAAAGCTCTTTCGCGGtgaattaatttaatgtttatcTCACTTTAGAGTAAAGGCCTAAAGCTAGGCACGACAATTAAGCCCacgcaattttattttacagaaTAAATCGAGTTCAGGCtgcaaataatgaaaagacagAAAGCATCCGGTCGGAGCTACGAAATTTCGTTAGTAAATTCGAGGCCGTTGCGTCGGTTATAGGTAATATTGACGCAACGctaaatcaaatcaagttAGGTGCCGATGATGGAACTATAAGCTCTGGTAACGAacgtttaaacaaaaaaaaagtgatctCAGACTAAGTATCTTCGATTGTAGATTCTCATAAATTGAAGTCACGATCGGTACCATCAGATGATTTGGATCAAAAACTCGAAGCACTGGCCACGCTTCTAGCGTCAACACGAGCAGCTGTTGCCCGTGTTGAAAAAGGAGTCGCACAGTTACAAGGGAATTTTACTCACCTTCAAGCATCGACAAAGACAATCCATCATTTCCAGCGTCACATACCAACCAAACAATTCCTAAATAACATTCTTCAAAATGCCCGATCTCAGCTTCTTCCATCAAACAACGACGATACTATCGCTTCCAGTTGCCATGATATTGAAGACCCACAAACTGGAATTTACCAGATTCAGTTACATAGCGGAATGAAACCATTCTATGTTCGATGCGAGGAAACTAGCGAAGATAAGTGGACCGTGATCTTGAATCGATTCAATGGAGCCACCAGTTTTTACCGAAATTGGGTGGAATACAAAAATGGTTTTGGTAATATTGCAACGGAATTCTGGATCGGTTTGGACAAATTGTACGAGGTGAGTggtgggtttttttttgggttgaaTTAGTGTTGAAAAGGTCCAATATATTTGCAGATAACAAATTCGAAACTTCACGAACTGTACATTGTGTTGGAAGACTTTGATGGTGACATAAAACACGCAAGATATTCTCAATTTTCCATTGGCAGTGAAAAGGAAGGTTATCCTTTGAATGTCCTGGGAGAATATACCGGAACAGCTGGTACTAATCAAAAGCActgtcagaggcagtgaaatttcaccatgaatttgtttcagctgtttttcatctGATCCAcgcatacaatcaaaactgtttgcACGGTTGAAGCTGCCACACGGAACAGTtctgattgtttgtgtggatcaacCGAAAATCAGCTGATGCAAATTTGTGCTGAAATTTTACTGCCTCTGACGGTTTCCAACTTTGGTTTAACCTCCATGAATACTTTCTCTTGACCAGGCGATTCATTGTCATATCACGCTGGTAGTAAATTCTCGACTTTCGACGTTGACAATGATGTATGGCTTGAAGGAAACTGTGCTCAATCGCATACTGGGGGATGGTGGTACAACTCATGCGATACGTCGTAAGTGTCTTCGATGTGCTTTACGTGAACTAAGTGCCGTAATATTTGATAAATCTTTCAACCAGAAATTTGAACGGGAAATATTTCAATGGAACCGTCTCTGAGCTGGCCAGATTTCAAGGCATTTATTGGAACGATTTTCGTGGACCGACTTATTCACTGAGAGCTGTTAAAATGTTGATCAAGGCTATTCAATATCAGTAGACCAAGTCGGGTGTGTCGAATGTTAAAACGTAGTTCTTTGTAATCAAAACATAAATATTGCCTGGACTCCTGTAGAAAAGAGTCAGGCTTTCGAACGCTATGATCTCTTCTTCTTCCATCTCTTGTTATAATTTCGAATAAC contains the following coding sequences:
- the LOC119076785 gene encoding fibrinogen-like protein 1 produces the protein MLIMHSVSLITLTLVFFVINVEGQVEQVVQHRNRIHQHSEPRVALSAQSTDNKSIEHALESINDKLSILQSRDEEHIKRLDSIELRINRVQAANNEKTESIRSELRNFVSKFEAVASVIGNIDATLNQIKLGADDGTISSDSHKLKSRSVPSDDLDQKLEALATLLASTRAAVARVEKGVAQLQGNFTHLQASTKTIHHFQRHIPTKQFLNNILQNARSQLLPSNNDDTIASSCHDIEDPQTGIYQIQLHSGMKPFYVRCEETSEDKWTVILNRFNGATSFYRNWVEYKNGFGNIATEFWIGLDKLYEITNSKLHELYIVLEDFDGDIKHARYSQFSIGSEKEGYPLNVLGEYTGTAGDSLSYHAGSKFSTFDVDNDVWLEGNCAQSHTGGWWYNSCDTSNLNGKYFNGTVSELARFQGIYWNDFRGPTYSLRAVKMLIKAIQYQ